A genomic window from Parvularcula sp. LCG005 includes:
- a CDS encoding penicillin-binding protein 1A, whose protein sequence is MSDQNNETPRYVLGGADPLVKDPDDHQEKSGGFPWGIIWKSMAALTVLGLVVAVAGAIYAFNYMNSLKPDLPDYTVLEEYQPAVTTRVHAGDGTLVAEFARERRLFVPIETIPDSVKQAFISAEDKNFYEHHGLDYRGIIRAGRNNIIDKLRGRSGPMEGASTITQQVAKNFLLTSDQKFERKAKEALIAMRMEKAFTKDHILELYLNEIYLGNRSYGVAAAALNYFGKPLTELEPNEAAYLAVLPKAPSNYHPIRNHDRALARRNWILNRMFEDGFLSEEQLATEQAKPLNAQIAPPLGARSSDSRYFAEEVRRQIAVLYGVEALYDGGLSVRTTLDPKLQEVAQFAFRKWLAEYDRRHGWRGALANIPLPSDLNARVDSDSRGEEEPPYVWQDALQAQMRTLYDERKASDDLEPWIPALVLGVEDERAQVGLIDGRTVIVPLAQMEWAREYGDADHMGPEITTAKQVLGTGDVIYVEELGGEENKTFALRQIPAVNGAFVAIDPHTGRVLAMVGGFSFGMNEYNRATQAWRQPGSTFKPFVYAAALDAGYTPSSIVLDAPFVAPGLNGEWWKPGNYVQGRFYGESTLRLGIEKSRNTMTARLAQDIGIGRIIDYAERFGVSETLPRELAISLGAGETTLMRLTTAYAQFVNGGKRIEPFVIDRVQDRSGDTIYARDDRMCYDCNVDEWDEQSEPRLADERENVIDARTAYQMVSILEGVIDRGTGSKINQLADPSLPLAGKTGTTDDYRDAWFVGFSPDLAAGVYVGFDTPSTLGGGEGGGNVAAPIFGEFMGRVLPGRDVVPFRAPSGIRLVRVNSKTGKPTTPGDPNVILEAFKAEDDIYGSNRFSTDASPSNAGRGDEGIADDLGGIY, encoded by the coding sequence ATGTCTGATCAGAACAACGAAACACCTCGCTATGTCCTTGGCGGCGCCGATCCCCTGGTAAAGGATCCTGACGACCATCAGGAAAAATCGGGCGGTTTCCCTTGGGGCATTATCTGGAAGTCCATGGCCGCGCTGACGGTTCTGGGGCTGGTCGTTGCCGTGGCCGGGGCGATCTACGCGTTCAACTACATGAACAGTCTCAAGCCGGACCTGCCGGACTACACGGTGCTGGAGGAATACCAGCCGGCCGTGACCACCCGGGTCCATGCCGGTGACGGGACGCTGGTCGCTGAATTTGCGCGCGAACGGCGCCTGTTCGTGCCGATCGAAACGATCCCGGATTCCGTCAAGCAGGCATTCATCTCTGCGGAAGACAAGAATTTCTACGAGCATCACGGCCTTGATTATCGCGGCATCATCCGCGCCGGGAGGAACAACATCATCGACAAGCTGCGCGGGCGCAGCGGGCCCATGGAAGGCGCGTCGACCATCACCCAGCAGGTGGCGAAGAACTTCCTTCTGACATCGGACCAGAAGTTCGAGCGGAAGGCGAAAGAAGCCCTGATCGCCATGCGGATGGAGAAGGCCTTTACCAAGGACCACATCCTCGAGCTGTATCTGAACGAAATTTATCTCGGCAACCGCTCCTATGGTGTGGCAGCCGCGGCGCTGAACTACTTCGGCAAGCCGTTGACGGAACTCGAACCCAATGAGGCCGCCTATCTCGCCGTGCTGCCCAAGGCGCCGAGCAATTATCACCCGATCCGGAATCACGACCGTGCCCTGGCGCGTCGGAACTGGATCCTGAACCGGATGTTCGAAGACGGGTTCCTGTCCGAAGAGCAGCTTGCCACGGAGCAGGCCAAGCCGCTGAACGCGCAGATCGCACCACCGCTGGGCGCACGGTCATCGGATTCCCGTTATTTTGCTGAGGAAGTGCGTCGTCAGATCGCCGTTCTTTATGGCGTTGAGGCTCTTTACGATGGCGGCCTGTCGGTACGGACAACCCTCGACCCGAAACTGCAGGAAGTCGCGCAGTTCGCCTTCCGCAAATGGCTGGCAGAATATGACCGGCGTCATGGCTGGCGCGGGGCGCTGGCCAATATTCCGCTGCCGTCGGATCTGAATGCCCGTGTCGACAGTGACAGCCGCGGTGAAGAAGAACCGCCCTATGTCTGGCAGGATGCGCTGCAGGCGCAGATGCGGACGCTTTATGATGAGCGCAAGGCATCCGATGACCTTGAGCCCTGGATCCCGGCCTTGGTGCTGGGCGTCGAGGATGAGCGTGCGCAGGTCGGCCTGATCGACGGCCGGACCGTGATCGTGCCTCTGGCGCAGATGGAATGGGCGCGCGAATATGGCGATGCCGACCATATGGGCCCTGAGATCACGACCGCGAAGCAGGTTCTCGGCACGGGCGATGTGATCTATGTCGAAGAGCTGGGCGGCGAAGAGAACAAGACGTTCGCGCTGCGCCAGATCCCGGCGGTGAATGGCGCCTTCGTCGCGATTGATCCGCATACGGGCCGCGTGCTGGCCATGGTGGGCGGTTTCTCGTTCGGCATGAACGAATATAACCGCGCTACGCAAGCCTGGCGCCAGCCGGGCTCGACGTTCAAGCCGTTCGTCTACGCCGCTGCCCTTGATGCGGGCTACACGCCGTCTTCGATCGTGCTCGACGCCCCCTTTGTTGCGCCGGGCCTGAACGGTGAATGGTGGAAGCCAGGCAACTATGTGCAGGGGCGCTTCTACGGCGAATCGACGCTGCGCCTCGGGATCGAGAAATCCCGGAACACCATGACCGCGCGTCTGGCCCAGGATATCGGTATCGGCCGGATCATTGACTATGCCGAACGGTTCGGTGTGTCCGAAACCCTGCCCCGAGAACTGGCTATCAGCCTCGGCGCCGGGGAGACGACCCTCATGCGTCTGACCACGGCCTATGCCCAGTTCGTGAACGGCGGCAAACGGATTGAGCCCTTCGTGATTGACCGTGTTCAGGACCGCTCAGGCGATACGATCTACGCCCGCGACGACCGCATGTGTTACGACTGTAACGTCGATGAATGGGATGAGCAGTCCGAGCCTCGTCTTGCCGATGAGCGCGAAAATGTCATTGATGCGCGTACGGCCTATCAGATGGTGTCGATTCTTGAGGGCGTCATCGATCGTGGGACGGGCTCCAAAATCAACCAGCTTGCGGATCCCAGTCTGCCGCTAGCGGGTAAAACGGGGACGACGGATGATTACCGTGACGCCTGGTTCGTCGGGTTCTCCCCCGACCTCGCTGCGGGCGTCTATGTGGGCTTCGACACGCCATCGACGCTGGGTGGCGGTGAGGGCGGCGGCAATGTCGCCGCGCCGATCTTTGGCGAGTTCATGGGCCGCGTCCTGCCGGGCCGTGATGTGGTGCCATTCCGCGCACCATCGGGGATCCGTCTTGTCCGTGTGAACTCCAAAACCGGCAAGCCGACGACACCGGGCGATCCAAACGTCATCCTGGAAGCCTTTAAAGCGGAAGACGATATTTACGGCTCCAACCGGTTCTCGACCGACGCCTCCCCTAGCAATGCAGGCCGCGGCGATGAAGGCATTGCCGACGATCTGGGCGGTATCTACTAG
- a CDS encoding DUF6324 family protein produces MGLNTPSDEEADIQIGATDRGMVRIYISSETVDLPLDFEPDDAEAIAEELVAAATAARLNAS; encoded by the coding sequence ATGGGGCTGAACACGCCATCCGATGAAGAAGCTGACATCCAGATCGGGGCAACCGATCGGGGCATGGTCCGTATCTATATTTCGTCGGAGACTGTTGATCTGCCTCTCGATTTTGAACCCGACGATGCCGAAGCCATTGCCGAGGAGCTGGTCGCCGCGGCGACCGCTGCCCGCCTGAACGCCAGCTAG
- a CDS encoding AsmA family protein, whose translation MRRLLIILAGVVVLLVALVFLLPVFIPADKLEAQVEAKASAALGREVTIDGAPKISILPTKLTVRGLTVANAEGFSAPYLVKVDEARIGVKLFPLFSSRVEITQFDLDSPDVNLQSDAAGNANWMLGSGESAPAEESDGSGLNDVQLGTININNGRIAYDGGTGETYQAENADIQITMESLDEPLSIDGTMDVQGEASSVKAIFTTPRQFTDQGEATLDLDMKLGPNTVDTRLNLSDTLAFNGDLDVDVPALRALMQLVGASIDTDNGFEKLRLKGPVQGTSEKVLFGTGTELTFDDIKGTGSVSIDLAGERPAVTGELTVGTLDLTPYLPAEPEGMKDAKEGGAFPEWSTEPMDFSALTAIDAQLSFIADQIILPSVQVDNSQLRVKLQNGNLLANIDQMVLYGGTGTGTMTANFAATRPSLGAKFNLTDVNVGTLAKELLAVSRLNATGGVNIDVKTQGRSQAEWVNNLSGTLTTDLADGQIQGFNLGKVARSAMQAYTSLRDGGLNAATLTSTFANIGSTARGPAEETDFSDLLVDVGIANGIVTSKTLRLVGPYFEVAGDAVINLPAQSVEMRLTPTVSAVDGEALRALPVPIQISGSFNSPKVGVDAAPLIKGVASGQVKQLLNKGGIGVGEDETVEDALRNKGREELGRLLGGKKETVEDGDTVDEATGEDADPDAAAEDTEAEADEKSAKDELIEQGLNSLFGNKKKTN comes from the coding sequence ATGCGCCGCCTTCTCATCATTCTTGCAGGCGTTGTTGTCCTGCTCGTTGCCCTCGTCTTCCTGCTGCCCGTCTTTATCCCGGCCGATAAGCTGGAAGCGCAGGTCGAGGCGAAGGCAAGCGCGGCTCTGGGACGCGAAGTGACAATTGACGGGGCCCCCAAGATCTCGATCCTGCCCACCAAGCTGACCGTGCGCGGCCTGACCGTCGCCAATGCGGAGGGCTTTTCTGCGCCCTATCTCGTCAAGGTCGACGAGGCCCGGATCGGCGTGAAGCTCTTTCCGCTATTCAGCAGCCGGGTTGAGATCACACAGTTCGACCTCGATTCGCCGGACGTGAACCTGCAGTCCGATGCAGCGGGTAACGCAAACTGGATGCTGGGCAGTGGCGAAAGCGCCCCGGCCGAGGAGAGTGACGGCAGTGGCCTGAACGATGTGCAGCTTGGCACCATCAACATCAACAATGGCCGGATCGCCTACGATGGCGGCACGGGCGAGACCTATCAGGCCGAAAACGCCGACATCCAGATCACCATGGAAAGCTTGGATGAGCCCCTGAGCATCGACGGGACGATGGACGTTCAGGGCGAAGCCTCCAGCGTCAAAGCCATCTTCACAACCCCGCGCCAGTTCACGGATCAGGGCGAGGCGACCCTCGACCTCGACATGAAGCTGGGCCCGAACACCGTCGACACGCGACTGAACCTGTCCGACACCCTCGCTTTCAATGGCGACCTCGACGTCGACGTCCCTGCCCTGCGCGCCCTGATGCAGCTCGTTGGCGCGTCGATTGACACCGATAATGGTTTTGAAAAACTGCGGTTGAAAGGCCCGGTTCAGGGCACGTCAGAAAAAGTGCTGTTCGGGACCGGCACAGAACTGACCTTTGATGACATCAAGGGCACCGGCAGTGTGTCGATTGACCTCGCCGGTGAGCGACCTGCGGTGACCGGCGAGCTGACGGTCGGAACGCTCGACCTGACGCCTTATCTTCCCGCTGAGCCGGAAGGCATGAAGGACGCCAAGGAAGGCGGCGCTTTCCCTGAATGGTCCACGGAGCCAATGGACTTCAGCGCCCTGACGGCGATCGATGCCCAACTGTCCTTCATCGCTGATCAGATCATCCTGCCCAGTGTGCAGGTGGACAACAGCCAGCTGCGCGTGAAACTGCAGAACGGCAATCTGCTCGCCAATATCGACCAGATGGTCCTCTATGGCGGGACCGGCACGGGGACGATGACGGCGAATTTCGCCGCAACACGTCCGTCGCTGGGGGCGAAGTTCAATCTGACCGACGTGAATGTCGGGACACTGGCCAAGGAGTTGCTGGCGGTCAGCCGCCTGAACGCGACCGGTGGCGTCAATATCGATGTGAAGACCCAAGGCCGCAGTCAGGCAGAGTGGGTCAACAATCTGTCGGGCACGCTGACCACGGATCTTGCAGATGGCCAGATCCAGGGTTTCAATCTGGGCAAAGTCGCCCGATCGGCGATGCAGGCGTACACGTCATTGCGCGATGGCGGCCTGAACGCAGCCACCCTGACCTCGACCTTTGCCAATATCGGCTCGACCGCACGGGGCCCGGCGGAGGAAACGGATTTCTCCGATCTGCTGGTGGATGTCGGTATTGCCAATGGCATTGTGACGTCGAAGACCCTGCGCCTCGTTGGTCCGTATTTTGAAGTGGCCGGTGATGCCGTCATCAACCTGCCGGCACAATCGGTCGAGATGCGCCTGACACCGACAGTTTCCGCCGTCGATGGGGAGGCGCTGCGCGCCCTGCCCGTGCCCATTCAGATTTCCGGCAGCTTCAACAGCCCGAAAGTCGGCGTTGATGCGGCACCGCTGATCAAGGGCGTGGCAAGCGGTCAGGTAAAGCAGTTGCTGAACAAGGGTGGCATCGGTGTCGGCGAAGACGAAACGGTCGAGGACGCCCTGCGCAACAAGGGACGCGAGGAACTCGGACGGCTTCTCGGCGGCAAGAAAGAAACCGTGGAAGACGGCGATACTGTCGATGAAGCCACCGGCGAAGATGCTGATCCTGATGCTGCCGCCGAGGATACTGAGGCTGAGGCTGACGAAAAATCCGCCAAGGACGAACTGATCGAACAGGGCCTCAACTCCCTCTTCGGCAACAAGAAAAAAACAAATTGA
- a CDS encoding glycosyltransferase family 2 protein: MIQSPSRDAENENTPRATVIIINFNSGDRLSTIYAALQSQSTQGFDVIVWDNASTDGSASIPVPSSLNVSIYRCPENLGFAGGIMAAVSETKAEWLAILNPDAYPAPDWLATLFRATELYGQETVLGSVQTIADNPAKLDGLGDVYHISGVAWRGGFDQSALTAPTEDVEIFCACFAATMVHRETFLLHGGLDTSFFCYHEDVDFGYRHRLYGGRAVLVHDAIVAHEGSGITGRYSDFTVYHGIRNRQWTVIKNTPLALLPIVVPLNIFFTLGFLVRSYMLGHGNAYLKGMLAGYGGIASVWRQRGEVLSRRSVRIIDIAKAICWSPIAPFRRAAHFRPIGGSRYSLDD, translated from the coding sequence TTGATCCAGTCGCCTTCGCGGGACGCCGAGAACGAAAACACGCCTCGCGCCACCGTCATCATCATCAACTTCAATAGCGGCGACCGCCTGTCGACGATCTATGCCGCGCTGCAGTCCCAGTCGACGCAGGGCTTTGACGTTATCGTCTGGGACAATGCGTCTACGGATGGCAGCGCGAGCATTCCCGTGCCGTCATCACTGAACGTCTCCATTTATCGGTGCCCTGAAAATCTCGGCTTTGCCGGCGGCATCATGGCCGCGGTTTCTGAAACCAAGGCGGAATGGCTCGCCATTCTCAACCCCGATGCCTATCCCGCCCCCGACTGGCTCGCGACGCTGTTCAGGGCAACCGAGCTCTACGGGCAGGAAACCGTTCTCGGCTCGGTACAGACGATTGCCGACAACCCGGCGAAGCTGGATGGCCTCGGCGATGTCTATCATATCTCAGGCGTGGCGTGGCGTGGCGGTTTCGACCAGTCTGCGCTGACTGCGCCGACCGAGGATGTGGAAATTTTCTGTGCGTGTTTCGCGGCGACCATGGTCCATCGTGAGACATTCCTGCTGCACGGTGGTCTGGACACTTCGTTTTTCTGCTACCACGAGGATGTGGATTTCGGCTATCGCCATCGCCTCTACGGCGGTCGGGCGGTTCTCGTTCACGATGCGATTGTCGCCCATGAGGGGTCCGGCATCACGGGGCGGTACAGTGACTTTACCGTCTATCACGGCATCCGGAACCGTCAGTGGACGGTTATCAAGAACACGCCGCTGGCCCTTCTGCCCATTGTTGTGCCACTGAACATCTTCTTCACCTTGGGCTTCCTCGTGCGATCTTACATGCTGGGGCACGGCAACGCCTATCTCAAGGGAATGCTGGCAGGCTATGGCGGCATTGCGTCGGTCTGGCGCCAACGCGGTGAGGTACTGTCACGGCGCAGTGTGCGGATCATCGACATTGCCAAAGCGATCTGCTGGTCTCCCATTGCCCCCTTCCGGCGGGCAGCGCATTTCAGGCCAATCGGCGGATCACGCTATTCATTAGACGACTGA
- a CDS encoding CCA tRNA nucleotidyltransferase — protein sequence MDSRFDWIKTPGTSRLMGVLNEIGEARFVGGCVRDSLLGVPPGHAGRTDIDIATTTEPGVVMKALEKARIRVIPTGIEHGTVTAIIDRVPYEITTLRSDVTTDGRRAIVAFTTDWRADALRRDFTINALYLSVDGTVYDDVGGQTDLAAGVVRFIGVAEDRLREDFLRILRFLRFTARFSDQLDETGWAACVACRDGLDRLSKERIWSEISKLFATARAPMVLQAAIADGVLSHVVEQKGHVDHFRRVHAAVDGRVSPGLGVAALWQGLPRRALQAAFKPSNELLDQVASIEMAAGELARSMPVRHVLYRHGRDVTRDAALVQSARTGQPTDAQVAREIEKWPIPALPLSGKDFVAAGLAPGPLVGQAVSQFERDWIAADFPSEPDTISRLMNSVIRRLA from the coding sequence ATGGATAGCCGCTTTGACTGGATCAAGACGCCCGGCACATCACGGCTGATGGGCGTCCTGAATGAGATTGGCGAGGCCCGCTTCGTGGGCGGCTGCGTGCGCGACAGCCTGCTGGGGGTCCCGCCGGGGCATGCCGGGCGTACCGACATCGATATCGCCACGACGACAGAACCCGGTGTCGTGATGAAGGCGCTGGAGAAGGCGCGAATCCGCGTTATCCCCACGGGAATTGAGCACGGCACGGTGACGGCGATCATCGACCGGGTGCCCTATGAGATCACGACCTTGCGCTCTGACGTCACGACCGATGGTCGGCGGGCCATTGTTGCCTTTACCACCGACTGGCGTGCCGATGCCCTGCGACGGGATTTCACGATCAATGCGCTTTACCTGTCCGTTGACGGAACGGTTTACGATGATGTCGGTGGGCAGACGGACCTGGCCGCGGGTGTCGTGCGGTTCATCGGCGTCGCGGAAGACCGTTTGCGCGAAGATTTTTTGCGCATTCTGCGGTTCCTGCGCTTTACGGCGCGGTTCTCGGACCAGCTTGATGAGACAGGGTGGGCGGCCTGCGTCGCCTGTCGCGACGGTCTCGACCGTCTGTCCAAAGAGCGGATCTGGTCGGAAATCTCGAAACTGTTTGCGACCGCCCGAGCGCCAATGGTGCTGCAGGCGGCCATCGCTGATGGCGTGCTCAGCCATGTCGTTGAGCAGAAGGGACATGTCGACCATTTCAGGCGTGTGCACGCGGCCGTTGATGGGCGGGTGAGCCCCGGGCTGGGGGTTGCCGCGCTGTGGCAGGGGCTGCCGCGCCGCGCCCTTCAGGCCGCCTTCAAACCATCGAATGAGCTTTTGGACCAGGTGGCGTCCATCGAGATGGCGGCTGGGGAACTGGCGCGCTCAATGCCAGTTCGGCACGTGCTCTATCGCCATGGTCGCGATGTGACGCGGGACGCCGCGCTCGTTCAGTCGGCCCGAACCGGTCAGCCTACCGACGCACAGGTCGCCCGTGAGATCGAGAAATGGCCGATCCCCGCGCTGCCGCTGAGCGGTAAGGATTTTGTGGCCGCCGGGCTGGCGCCGGGGCCACTCGTCGGTCAGGCGGTCAGCCAGTTCGAAAGGGACTGGATTGCCGCCGATTTTCCTTCGGAACCTGATACGATCAGTCGTCTAATGAATAGCGTGATCCGCCGATTGGCCTGA
- a CDS encoding CoA pyrophosphatase: MNDLPADWLDRLRRMDRSPTALAERKLFQELNPDLAHTPILSQPPSKPRPASVLIPILNRSEGPTILFTVRAPTMPSHAGQISLPGGGPKPPDATPVDTALREASEEVGLSAAHVEVVAQFAPHHGGLGYRVTPVVGWVADVPDLIACDREVSAMFEVPLLHILNREQHIVETRNAAGTDYQMYAVPYDTGEEVHHIWGLTAGILHTLALAFEEEADG, encoded by the coding sequence GTGAACGACCTGCCAGCCGACTGGCTCGACCGATTGCGGCGAATGGACAGGTCGCCCACCGCGCTGGCCGAGCGGAAGCTGTTTCAGGAGTTGAACCCCGATCTGGCGCATACGCCGATTCTCAGCCAGCCGCCGTCAAAGCCCCGACCGGCATCTGTTCTGATCCCCATTCTCAATCGATCCGAAGGGCCGACGATCCTCTTTACCGTCCGCGCACCGACCATGCCGTCCCACGCGGGACAGATCAGCCTGCCCGGCGGCGGACCGAAACCGCCGGATGCGACGCCGGTCGATACCGCCCTGCGTGAAGCGTCGGAGGAGGTTGGCCTCTCTGCCGCTCATGTAGAAGTGGTCGCACAGTTCGCGCCGCATCATGGCGGGCTTGGCTATCGGGTCACGCCAGTGGTGGGTTGGGTCGCCGATGTGCCAGATCTGATCGCCTGTGACCGCGAAGTGTCCGCCATGTTCGAGGTGCCGCTCCTGCACATCCTCAACCGGGAGCAGCATATCGTCGAGACGCGGAATGCGGCGGGGACGGATTATCAGATGTATGCGGTGCCCTACGATACGGGCGAGGAAGTGCATCACATCTGGGGCCTGACCGCAGGCATCCTGCACACGCTGGCCTTGGCGTTTGAGGAAGAAGCCGATGGATAG